The window GAATCCCTCATCGATCAGGCGCTTGTAGCCTGTGAGTGCCTCCGGAACGCACGAGAGCATGTCTCTGGCGAGGCTCTGGCAGGTCGCAAGCAACTCGTCGGGAGCGACGACGCGGCCGAGAATTCCCCAGGCAGCGGCCTGCTCCGCGCTCAAGTAATTGCCCGTCAACGACAATTCCTTCGCGCGATAGATACCAATGGCGCGCGAAAGCTTTTGACTCAAGCCCCAACCGGGCAGGATTCCGACCCGAGCGTGAGTATCGGCAAAACGCGCTGTGGTTGAGCCGACCAGTACATCGCAGGCGAGCGCTAGTTCGAACCCGCCCGTCACGGACGCTCCGTTGATCGCGCCGATTACGGGTCCCCGGAAGTTGGAGATCGCACGGACGACGTTTCCATCCTCGAACGCGCGATTGGCGAGAGCGTTGTCGCTTGCCCCCAATTCTTTCAGATCGAGACCCGCGCAGAACGCGCGTCCCGCACCTGTCAAGATGATGACTCGAGTCTGGGAATCGGCTTCCAGTTCAGAAAACGCCTGGGAAAGCGCCCCACGCAATTCGCCGGAAAGCGCGTTCATTGCTTTGGGCCGATTCATCGTCAGTGTGGCAATCCCGTCGGGTGTTTTCTCGACAAGCAGTACCGGTTCGGACATATGCGAGACCTCCGTGAGCTTCGCGTATGCTATCGGAACTCCCGATGCGAATGCGAACACCTCCCGATTCTGCACTCAGCAAGCTCCCCGCGGTTCACCGTCTATTTCCCGGCGTTTTCTACGGGTGGCTGATCGTCTTTGGAAGTGCACTCGTTTCCTTTGTCTGCGTGGGAGTCGGCTTCTACAGCCAGGCCGTCCTGCTCGACAGTCTCGTGGAAACCCGAGGTTTTACACGGGAATCGATTTCAGCTGCATCGAGTCTGTATTTCATGGTTGCGGGAATCGCTGGCAGTCTGATCGGTCTGGCGATCGATCGCTGGGGGCCCAGGCTTTGGATCATCTCCGGATCGTGTCTGATGGCGGGGGGCCTCGCGGCCATCGGTCGAGCGCAGAACCTGCAGATGGTGTACGCGTTCTACGTCTTTATGGCGATCGGGTTCGCCATGTGCACCTCGGTTCCGAACAACGCGATCATCACACGCTGGTTCGTCTCGCTGCGGACGCGCGCGATGAGTGTCTCGCAAACGGGAGTTTCAGTCGGGGGTATCGTCGTCGTGCCGATGGCGACCTGGTTGATCCTGCACAATGGTCTGGAAAGCGCGACTGCACTGCTTGCGCTGGTCATTGTGGCCGTGGCGCTGCCGGTCACGGTATTCATCCTGCGTTGGGATCCGGCGGAGTTCGGATTGGAGCCCGACGGTGCTTTCGAGCTAGCCCACTCTGATCCCCGGGTCTCGATGGAAGTCCAGAGGCGTATCTGGACTCTGGCAGAAGCCGTTTCGACTGCGGCCTTCCGACGGCTCGCGATCGCGTTCGGGATGATGCTATTTGCTCAGGTCGGCTTTCTGATCCACACGCTCTCGTATCTTCGTCCTATCTTGGGAGCGAACCCGGCTGCTCTCGCACTGAGCACGGTGGCCGGTGGAAGCATCATCGGCCGCCTGGCGGTCGGCTTTTTCGCGGACCAATTCGAAAAGCGCCGCCTCGCGGCCGTCCTTTTCTGCGTTCAAGGAGTTGCAGTCCTGGTCCTCAGCTTCGTCACGGACTGGCGCGCCGTCTATCTGGCGTGCCTGTTCGTGGGCTTCACGATCGGCAATATCTTCATGTTTCAGTCACTACTGGCGAGCGAACTCTTCGGCATACCATCATTCGGTACGGTGTTTGGTGCGCTACAGCTGTGTACGCAGGTGATCAGTTCGCTCGGCCCACTTGCGCTGGGCTGGTTGTCGGTGCAATTGGGAGGTTACCCGGCCGGTCTGCGCGTCCTGGCGTTCCTGGCCTTCATCGCCGCGTTGATCGTCTCGACCGTGCGCCCACCCCTTCCTCTCGTCGTCGAGTCTCAGGGGCGGACGGTATAGGCGCGCGGGCCCAGGTGCTCCGCGAGTCGAGGCTGGATCCACTCGACCCAGTCGCATAATGCCGCCCGCGTGTCGCGCGGATCGATCATATCGTTGACGCCGAAGCCCTCTGCGCGCGCGTAGGGGTCGCGCTGGGATGAGATGCGCTCCTCGATCTCGCGCCGCTTCGCTTCGGGATCTTCGGCGGCTTCAATCTCGCGACGGAAGGCTACGGCGACGCCGCCCTCCAGAGGTAGCGCACCGGATTCCGCGGAGGGCCATGCCAGGATGTGGCCGCCGGGTCCGAAGTGGGCCGCTCCCGCCACACCAAAGACCTTGCGCAAAATCACCGAGACCCAGGGCACTGTCGATTGCATCACCGAGAACAACGCCGCTGTACCGTGGCGGATCGTCGCCTGCTTCTCCGCATCTGGTCCGATCATGAACCCGGGCTCGTCCACAAGGCTGACGATGGGCAGATGAAAGGTGTCGCACAGGTCGACGAAACGCGTGACCTTCTGGGCGCCTTCGGCACTCATGGCTCCCGCGTAGAAGTAGGGGTCGTTTGCCATGATTCCGACGGGCTGTCCGTTCAGTCGGGCGAGACCTGCGACGAGGCCTCGACCGAAGCCGGACGTCATTTCGAAAAACGAGCCGCGATCGGTGATCATTTCGATCAGGTGACGGATCTTGTGAGCTTTGCGCCGGTCACGCGGAATGATGGAGAGCAGTTCTTCCTCGCGCCGGCCCGGATCGTCGTCACATGGGATGACGGGTGCGGGTTGCTCCACATTCGTCGGCAAGTAGGAGAGAAAGCGCCGGATCTGAGCGAACGCATCGGCTTCGTCGACCGCCAGATTGTCAACCACTCCGCTGCGCGCGTGAACCTTGGCTCCGCCGAGTTCCTCTTTGGTCATTTCGATTTTTCGCGCCCGTGCAACGAGTGCGGGACCCGCAACGAGAATCTGCGCGGTCTTGCGAGTCATGACCGAGAAGTGTGATGCCACCAGTCGTGAAGCCGGCAGACCGGCGACCGGTCCGAGGGCGGCTGATACCACAGGAACCTCGGCCATCACGCGCATGATCGACATGAAACGAGGCGAAGAGTGCAGACCCTCCCCGCCGCCTTGTCCGCCGCCGCCGGATTTTCCCGCACGCGGCACGCTGCCTCCGCCGCCTTCGAGGAATCGCACCAGAGGCACTCGGTAACGGATCGCCAGTTCCTCGGCGAAGACCGACTTACGCAGGCCGGCGGGCGAGGGGGATCCGCCCTTCTGTGTGAAGTCCTCCCCACCGACAGCACATAGCCGCCCTTCGATCTTGGCCAGGCCCAGTACGTAGTTTGCCGCGGAAAAGCCGGTCAGTCGGCCCTCGTCGTCTTTTTCGGGCTGTCCGGCGATCGGACCCTGTTCGCGCAGTGTGCCCGGGTCGATCAGTGCGTCGATGCGCTCGCGCACGGTCAGGCGGCCCTTCGCATGTTGGGTATCGACGGCCTCGCTTCCGCCGAGTTTGCGGGCGAGTTCTCGTCGTGCTTCGATTCCTTCGACTTCTGGCTTCCAGCTCATGCAACCATTCTACCGGGCCGCTCCGAACCCTGCTTTGCTAGCTTCGTCACAACCGGCGAGGGAAGCGGCGTGGGAAAAGACGAGAGATCTGCAGTACTCGATGCGCTCGAGTCCGGATTCGAGCGCACCCTGGAGGGATTGTGTGAACTCTCACGCATTCCCGGCGTATCGGCAGCTGGCTTCGACCGACGCGAAGTCGAACGCTCGGCGGCCCAGGTTGCGGACCTGCTCAGCGATGCAGGGCTGGAGAATGCCGAGGTCCTGAGCGTCGGTGACTCCCATCCCTATGCAATCGCAGACTGGCTGCACGCAGGTGCTGGAGCCCCGACCGTCCTGATCTACGCACACCACGACGTGCAACCCCCGGGTCGACCCGAACGC is drawn from bacterium and contains these coding sequences:
- a CDS encoding enoyl-CoA hydratase, translating into MSEPVLLVEKTPDGIATLTMNRPKAMNALSGELRGALSQAFSELEADSQTRVIILTGAGRAFCAGLDLKELGASDNALANRAFEDGNVVRAISNFRGPVIGAINGASVTGGFELALACDVLVGSTTARFADTHARVGILPGWGLSQKLSRAIGIYRAKELSLTGNYLSAEQAAAWGILGRVVAPDELLATCQSLARDMLSCVPEALTGYKRLIDEGFAKDFDAGMRIESEISRGANKTVDAEAIEERRKGILKRGREQTS
- a CDS encoding MFS transporter codes for the protein MRMRTPPDSALSKLPAVHRLFPGVFYGWLIVFGSALVSFVCVGVGFYSQAVLLDSLVETRGFTRESISAASSLYFMVAGIAGSLIGLAIDRWGPRLWIISGSCLMAGGLAAIGRAQNLQMVYAFYVFMAIGFAMCTSVPNNAIITRWFVSLRTRAMSVSQTGVSVGGIVVVPMATWLILHNGLESATALLALVIVAVALPVTVFILRWDPAEFGLEPDGAFELAHSDPRVSMEVQRRIWTLAEAVSTAAFRRLAIAFGMMLFAQVGFLIHTLSYLRPILGANPAALALSTVAGGSIIGRLAVGFFADQFEKRRLAAVLFCVQGVAVLVLSFVTDWRAVYLACLFVGFTIGNIFMFQSLLASELFGIPSFGTVFGALQLCTQVISSLGPLALGWLSVQLGGYPAGLRVLAFLAFIAALIVSTVRPPLPLVVESQGRTV
- a CDS encoding propionyl-CoA carboxylase encodes the protein MSWKPEVEGIEARRELARKLGGSEAVDTQHAKGRLTVRERIDALIDPGTLREQGPIAGQPEKDDEGRLTGFSAANYVLGLAKIEGRLCAVGGEDFTQKGGSPSPAGLRKSVFAEELAIRYRVPLVRFLEGGGGSVPRAGKSGGGGQGGGEGLHSSPRFMSIMRVMAEVPVVSAALGPVAGLPASRLVASHFSVMTRKTAQILVAGPALVARARKIEMTKEELGGAKVHARSGVVDNLAVDEADAFAQIRRFLSYLPTNVEQPAPVIPCDDDPGRREEELLSIIPRDRRKAHKIRHLIEMITDRGSFFEMTSGFGRGLVAGLARLNGQPVGIMANDPYFYAGAMSAEGAQKVTRFVDLCDTFHLPIVSLVDEPGFMIGPDAEKQATIRHGTAALFSVMQSTVPWVSVILRKVFGVAGAAHFGPGGHILAWPSAESGALPLEGGVAVAFRREIEAAEDPEAKRREIEERISSQRDPYARAEGFGVNDMIDPRDTRAALCDWVEWIQPRLAEHLGPRAYTVRP